The proteins below come from a single Panicum hallii strain FIL2 chromosome 7, PHallii_v3.1, whole genome shotgun sequence genomic window:
- the LOC112898751 gene encoding uncharacterized protein LOC112898751, which translates to MAPATEPTAAAAGRKRKKPDGPSKTLAKKPSGPKSTSGKKKKEKHKHTTHKEKKPQPTGPPAKQPAEPDQAAAGGGAAGGGVLLSAAMPPARQLEFLLRSFERAGKMRLSPLELDSYSERCMVPLAEGRAQDVESFGDHVKGAFGRSWKEELCEGQVVEGEIGVGSPALLVISSAALRSLELLRGLKMFTKECRPVKLFAKHLKVEEQVAMLNARVNIACGTPSRIKKLIDIEALSLSRLKLVVLDMQKDAKSFNLFTLPQVSKEFWDLYKGYLDPKVREGNTRICFYGAVSERDITKALPLAE; encoded by the exons ATGGCGCCGGCGACGGAGCcgaccgccgcggccgccggccgcaagcGCAAGAAGCCGGACGGGCCATCCAAAACCCTCGCGAAGAAACCCTCGGGTCCCAAATCGACGTccgggaagaagaagaaggaaaagcaTAAGCACACGACGCATAAGGAGAAGAAGCCGCAGCCAACCGGCCCGCCCGCCAAGCAACCAGCCGAGCCGGACCAGGCCGCCGCCGGAGGTGGGGCCGCAGGGGGAGGGGTCCTTTTGTCTGCCGCGATGCCGCCGGCGCGGCAGCTCGAGTTCCTCCTCCGCAGCTTCGAGCGCGCCGGCAAGATGCGGCTCTCCCCCCTCGAGCTCGACTCCTACTCAG AAAGGTGCATGGTCCCGCTTGCGGAGGGACGCGCCCAGGACGTGGAGAGCTTCGGTGACCATGTGAAGGGAGCATTCGGCAGGTCGTGGAAGGAGGAGCTCTGCGAGGGGCAGGTTGTGGAGGGCGAGATCGGCGTGGGCAGCCCTGCTCTCCTGGTTATCAGCTCGGCTGCTCTGCGATCCTTGGAGCTTCTGAG GGGCTTAAAAATGTTCACCAAAGAATGCCGCCCGGTAAAGCTCTTTGCTAAACACTTGAAAGTGGAGGAGCAG GTGGCAATGCTTAATGCTCGAGTAAATATTGCCTGTGGTACACCAAGCAG GATCAAGAAGCTAATTGACATAGAAGCTTTGTCCTTGTCACGCTTGAAACTAGTGGTCCTTGACATGCAGAAAGATGCAAAGTCCTTTAACTTGTTTACGCTACCACAAGTCAG CAAGGAGTTCTGGGACTTATACAAGGGCTACCTAGATCCAAAGGTCCGAGAAGGGAACACGAGGATATGTTTCTATGGTGCTGTGTCTGAGAGAGACATTACCAAAGCACTTCCACTTGCTGAGTAA
- the LOC112900241 gene encoding uncharacterized protein LOC112900241 isoform X2, which translates to MMMGTQRCSSRVLSLPRDESGDEELSVLPRHTKVIVTGNNRTKSVLVGLQGVVKKVVGLGGWHWLVLNNGVEVKLQRNALSVLEAPTGNEHDDDIDGNNSFCSSSDMGEKDMDYSCIEDHKPTKARVRHTKPWSSCAKLSNRANFHSTSKLRAKVNLTKLGTPTLWRYWKHFNLVSMNPNPSKEELVHGVQQHFQSQQLDELQVILDFIHTTKRLKSLCNSS; encoded by the exons ATGATGATGGGGACTCAACGATGTTCTTCCAGAGTTCTATCACTTCCGCGAGACGAGAGTGGTGATGAGGAGCTCTCGGTGCTTCCCCGGCATACCAAGGTTATTGTCACTGGGAACAACCGAACAAAGTCTGTCTTGGTTGGCCTACAAGGCGTTGTCAAGAAGGTTGTTGGCCTTGGAGGCTGGCATTGGTTG GTTCTAAACAATGGTGTAGAGGTGAAGTTGCAGAGGAATGCTTTGAGTGTCTTGGAAGCACCAACAGGCAACGAACATGACGATGATATCGATGGCAACAATTCATTCTGCAGCAGCTCCGACATGGGCGAGAAAGACATGGATTATT CATGCATAGAAGACCACAAGCCAACAAAGGCAAGAGTTCGGCATACAAAGCCATGGTCCTCCTGCGCAAAGTTGAGCAACCGAGCCAATTTTCATTCGACTTCGAAGCTGAGAGCG AAAGTAAATCTGACAAAGCTCGGAACACCCACACTGTGGAGATACTGGAAGCACTTCAATCTT GTAAGCATGAACCCGAATCCATCAAAGGAGGAGCTCGTCCATGGGGTACAGCAACATTTCCAGTCACAG CAATTGGACGAGTTGCAAGTCATCCTGGACTTCATTCACACAACAAAGCGGTTGAAGAGCCTGTGCAACAGCTCCTAG
- the LOC112900241 gene encoding uncharacterized protein LOC112900241 isoform X1, which produces MMMGTQRCSSRVLSLPRDESGDEELSVLPRHTKVIVTGNNRTKSVLVGLQGVVKKVVGLGGWHWLVLNNGVEVKLQRNALSVLEAPTGNEHDDDIDGNNSFCSSSDMGEKDMDYSCIEDHKPTKARVRHTKPWSSCAKLSNRANFHSTSKLRAKVNLTKLGTPTLWRYWKHFNLVSMNPNPSKEELVHGVQQHFQSQQQLDELQVILDFIHTTKRLKSLCNSS; this is translated from the exons ATGATGATGGGGACTCAACGATGTTCTTCCAGAGTTCTATCACTTCCGCGAGACGAGAGTGGTGATGAGGAGCTCTCGGTGCTTCCCCGGCATACCAAGGTTATTGTCACTGGGAACAACCGAACAAAGTCTGTCTTGGTTGGCCTACAAGGCGTTGTCAAGAAGGTTGTTGGCCTTGGAGGCTGGCATTGGTTG GTTCTAAACAATGGTGTAGAGGTGAAGTTGCAGAGGAATGCTTTGAGTGTCTTGGAAGCACCAACAGGCAACGAACATGACGATGATATCGATGGCAACAATTCATTCTGCAGCAGCTCCGACATGGGCGAGAAAGACATGGATTATT CATGCATAGAAGACCACAAGCCAACAAAGGCAAGAGTTCGGCATACAAAGCCATGGTCCTCCTGCGCAAAGTTGAGCAACCGAGCCAATTTTCATTCGACTTCGAAGCTGAGAGCG AAAGTAAATCTGACAAAGCTCGGAACACCCACACTGTGGAGATACTGGAAGCACTTCAATCTT GTAAGCATGAACCCGAATCCATCAAAGGAGGAGCTCGTCCATGGGGTACAGCAACATTTCCAGTCACAG CAGCAATTGGACGAGTTGCAAGTCATCCTGGACTTCATTCACACAACAAAGCGGTTGAAGAGCCTGTGCAACAGCTCCTAG